Proteins from one Terriglobales bacterium genomic window:
- a CDS encoding NAD(P)-dependent oxidoreductase, with protein sequence MKVALAGATGVLGRALVPQLLAAGHAVRCLVRDVEKAERLWKAMPGWEAGSRLETVRCDLLESGVEARMVSLLEGCDAVIHAATAIPEDAKASGAWDRNTQIRTRGTGRLQRAALEAGVNCFLAQSVVMGYRDGGEAWLDESAPLDKTPERAHVCQAVAIVESMMRLFRHQQREVRWVVLREGYFVGPGTGQERQIEQLREGKKIIAGDGANWISPVHVEDAAAAYVMALERAPAGSTFNICDEPIRYREYIEHLAELVGGPRPRVDLSKPRPSSFRCSNQKAREVLRWKPVQGVWPEVGREWKRRGDCEAMFESSRGK encoded by the coding sequence GTGAAGGTTGCGCTGGCGGGAGCGACGGGGGTGCTGGGGCGAGCGCTGGTCCCGCAACTGCTGGCGGCGGGACACGCGGTGCGATGTCTGGTGCGTGATGTTGAGAAGGCAGAACGGCTCTGGAAAGCGATGCCAGGATGGGAGGCAGGTTCGCGGCTGGAGACGGTTCGATGTGATCTGTTGGAGTCGGGAGTTGAGGCGCGGATGGTGTCGCTGCTGGAGGGCTGCGATGCGGTGATCCACGCGGCGACGGCGATACCTGAGGATGCAAAGGCCTCGGGGGCATGGGATCGGAATACGCAGATTCGCACACGTGGGACTGGGCGGCTGCAGCGAGCCGCGCTGGAAGCAGGAGTGAATTGTTTCCTGGCGCAGAGCGTGGTGATGGGGTATCGCGACGGAGGTGAGGCCTGGCTGGATGAATCGGCTCCGCTGGACAAAACTCCCGAACGCGCGCACGTCTGCCAGGCGGTAGCGATCGTGGAGTCGATGATGCGGCTGTTCCGGCATCAGCAGAGAGAGGTGCGATGGGTGGTGCTGCGGGAAGGATATTTCGTTGGTCCGGGCACGGGTCAGGAGCGGCAGATTGAGCAGTTGCGAGAGGGAAAAAAAATAATTGCCGGTGATGGGGCGAACTGGATTTCACCGGTGCACGTCGAGGATGCAGCGGCCGCATATGTGATGGCGCTGGAGCGCGCGCCGGCAGGTTCGACGTTCAATATCTGCGATGAGCCGATCCGGTATCGGGAGTACATCGAGCATTTAGCGGAGTTAGTGGGAGGACCGCGGCCGCGGGTGGATTTGAGCAAGCCAAGGCCGTCATCGTTTCGCTGTTCCAATCAAAAGGCCAGAGAGGTGCTGAGGTGGAAGCCGGTGCAGGGTGTATGGCCGGAGGTGGGGCGAGAGTGGAAACGACGGGGAGATTGCGAGGCGATGTTTGAATCATCGAGGGGCAAATGA
- the aceA gene encoding isocitrate lyase, translated as MPTNGHAPEFTQPWTTDSRWKGIERPYTADEVQRLRGSLHIEHTLARLGAERLWELLHSQPYIAALGALTGNQAIQMVSAGLQAIYVSGWQVAADANLSGQMYPDQSLYPADSVPALVRRINSAFQRADQIHHAEGKNGTYWFAPLIADAEAGFGGNLNAFELMKAMIEAGAACVHFEDQLSSVKKCGHLGGKVLVPTSEAIQKLVAARLAADVMGVPTLILARTDAHSARLLTTDIDPIDRQFITGERTVEGFFRLHDDGLQCAIARGLAYAPYADLVWCETSEPDLEEAREFAEAIHARFPGKLLAYNCSPSFNWKKKLDDATIARFQRELGEMGYKFQFVTLAGFHALNLSMFELARAYRQTGMTAYSRLQEKEFSREYSHGYAAVKHQHFVGTGYFDMVANAITAGASSTTALHGSTEEAQFAEVKKPPLHIPIGEDSACRPILGECPLIAPPDAPRSEIDPPGAD; from the coding sequence ATGCCCACCAACGGACACGCTCCCGAATTCACTCAACCATGGACTACCGACTCGCGCTGGAAAGGAATCGAGCGCCCTTATACGGCCGACGAAGTTCAGCGCCTGCGCGGCTCCCTGCACATCGAACACACCCTCGCCCGGCTGGGCGCCGAGCGCCTGTGGGAGCTGCTCCACTCCCAGCCGTATATCGCCGCTCTTGGCGCGCTCACCGGCAATCAGGCCATTCAGATGGTTAGCGCCGGACTACAGGCCATCTACGTCAGCGGCTGGCAGGTTGCAGCCGACGCCAACCTCTCCGGCCAGATGTATCCCGACCAGAGCCTGTATCCCGCGGACAGCGTCCCCGCCCTCGTACGCCGCATCAACAGCGCCTTCCAGCGTGCCGACCAGATCCATCACGCCGAAGGCAAGAACGGAACCTACTGGTTTGCTCCTCTGATCGCCGACGCCGAGGCCGGCTTTGGTGGCAACCTCAACGCCTTCGAATTAATGAAGGCCATGATCGAGGCCGGTGCCGCCTGCGTTCACTTCGAAGACCAGCTCTCTTCGGTGAAGAAGTGCGGCCACCTCGGAGGCAAGGTGCTGGTCCCGACTTCGGAAGCGATTCAGAAGCTCGTCGCCGCTCGTCTTGCTGCCGACGTTATGGGAGTCCCCACGCTCATCTTGGCTCGCACCGATGCCCACAGCGCCCGCCTGCTCACCACCGACATCGATCCCATCGACCGCCAGTTCATCACCGGTGAGCGCACCGTTGAGGGCTTTTTCCGTCTGCACGACGACGGTCTGCAATGCGCCATCGCCCGCGGTCTCGCTTACGCGCCCTACGCCGACCTGGTCTGGTGCGAAACCTCCGAGCCCGATCTTGAGGAAGCCCGGGAATTCGCCGAAGCGATTCACGCCCGTTTCCCCGGCAAGCTGCTGGCGTACAACTGCTCGCCGTCGTTCAACTGGAAGAAGAAGCTCGACGACGCCACCATCGCCCGTTTCCAGCGCGAACTCGGCGAAATGGGATACAAATTCCAGTTTGTGACGCTCGCCGGATTCCACGCGCTCAACCTCAGCATGTTCGAGCTGGCTCGCGCCTACCGCCAGACCGGTATGACTGCCTACTCCCGTCTGCAGGAAAAGGAATTCAGCCGCGAGTACAGCCACGGATACGCAGCTGTGAAACACCAGCACTTTGTCGGCACCGGCTACTTCGACATGGTGGCGAATGCCATTACCGCCGGCGCCTCTTCCACTACCGCCCTGCATGGCTCGACCGAAGAGGCGCAGTTTGCCGAGGTCAAGAAGCCTCCGCTGCACATCCCCATTGGCGAAGACTCGGCCTGCCGCCCAATCCTGGGCGAATGTCCGCTGATTGCGCCTCCCGATGCTCCTCGCAGCGAAATCGATCCTCCCGGCGCCGACTGA
- a CDS encoding IclR family transcriptional regulator, whose product MKSGARKQEENPATAVERTLAILEAVSQRGGGMTNAEISRKLGIPKSTASYMLRALEKHGYLRREDTGPYKLGVKVLSLGRSALSELDVRSVAMPFMRQLVEHSNLTAHLAILDGTEAVYVAKVDSPGFIKMDTWVGKRAEVHTTSVGKALAAYVPEEKVHEIVKERGGLKKITQHTLTTMSRFLRDLEKVRERGYSIDNEENSLGVRCLAAPVFNETGRLEASLGVSGTVNQIPLEHVPRLAEMVKEAARKVSVQLGWRAKTEVRKEK is encoded by the coding sequence ATGAAAAGCGGGGCGCGCAAGCAGGAGGAGAACCCGGCAACCGCCGTGGAGAGAACACTGGCGATCCTGGAAGCGGTGTCGCAGCGAGGCGGAGGCATGACGAATGCGGAGATCAGCCGCAAGCTGGGCATCCCTAAGAGCACAGCCAGTTACATGCTGCGAGCGCTGGAGAAGCACGGGTATCTGAGGCGCGAGGATACGGGGCCGTACAAGCTGGGCGTAAAGGTGCTAAGCCTGGGGCGGAGTGCGCTGTCGGAGTTGGATGTGCGAAGCGTGGCCATGCCGTTCATGCGGCAACTGGTGGAGCACAGCAACCTGACGGCGCACCTGGCGATTCTTGATGGGACGGAGGCGGTGTACGTGGCGAAGGTGGATTCGCCGGGGTTCATCAAGATGGATACCTGGGTGGGGAAACGGGCGGAGGTGCACACCACCAGCGTGGGCAAGGCGCTGGCGGCGTATGTGCCGGAGGAGAAGGTACACGAAATCGTGAAAGAGCGGGGCGGGTTGAAAAAGATTACCCAACACACGCTCACGACCATGTCCCGGTTTCTGCGCGATCTGGAGAAAGTGCGGGAGCGCGGCTACTCGATCGACAACGAAGAGAACAGCCTGGGAGTGCGCTGCCTGGCCGCGCCGGTGTTCAACGAGACTGGGCGTCTGGAGGCCAGTTTGGGAGTTAGCGGCACGGTGAACCAGATCCCGCTGGAGCACGTACCGCGGCTGGCGGAGATGGTGAAGGAAGCAGCGCGAAAGGTTTCGGTCCAGCTAGGCTGGCGCGCGAAGACAGAGGTGAGAAAAGAGAAGTAA
- a CDS encoding lipid-binding SYLF domain-containing protein codes for MRRTAVVLVLTSLICPLLSFAKHREVDRLEESGRVLTEILDIPDGIPKDLLNRAECVVVLPGVKKFAIGVGGSFGRGAMICRSGQNFTGGWGTPAMYALEGANIGFQLGGEETDFVLLVMNPRGANSLLKSKVKLGADAAAAAGPKGRDATAATDIVMRAEILSYSRARGLFAGISLEGSTLRQDNGANENLYGRKLTAKQIIKEHAVGTPASGQKLVSVLNRKSPRNLSDPKSLREE; via the coding sequence ATGCGCAGAACTGCTGTTGTTCTTGTCCTGACGTCATTAATTTGTCCGCTACTGAGTTTTGCAAAGCATCGGGAAGTAGACCGGCTGGAGGAGTCAGGCCGGGTGCTGACGGAGATTCTCGACATTCCGGATGGAATCCCTAAGGATCTTCTGAATCGGGCGGAATGCGTAGTGGTGCTACCGGGAGTGAAGAAATTCGCCATTGGGGTTGGCGGGAGCTTCGGACGGGGCGCGATGATCTGCCGGTCGGGACAGAACTTCACGGGCGGATGGGGCACGCCAGCGATGTATGCGCTGGAGGGGGCGAACATCGGGTTCCAGCTGGGTGGCGAGGAAACGGATTTCGTGCTGCTGGTGATGAATCCGCGGGGGGCGAACTCGCTTTTGAAGAGCAAGGTGAAATTGGGAGCGGATGCGGCCGCTGCAGCGGGTCCAAAGGGGCGCGACGCGACTGCGGCGACCGATATCGTAATGCGGGCTGAGATCCTGTCCTATTCGCGGGCGCGGGGACTATTTGCCGGGATTTCCTTGGAGGGTTCGACGCTGCGTCAGGACAATGGCGCGAATGAGAACCTGTATGGCCGGAAGCTGACGGCGAAGCAGATTATTAAGGAGCACGCGGTGGGGACGCCGGCTTCGGGACAGAAGCTGGTGTCGGTGCTGAATCGGAAGTCGCCGCGGAATTTGTCGGACCCGAAGTCATTAAGGGAAGAGTAG
- a CDS encoding sodium:solute symporter family protein, with translation MNFTLLDWSAIAAYLGITLLLGLYFRGRSGKSVDEYFVSGRDVSWWLAGTSMVATTFAADTPLVVTGLVYRQGIGGNWLWWSMLLSGMMTVFLFARLWRRSGVITDVEFAEIRYAGKPAAFLRGFRAIYLGLLMNCLILGWVTRAMVSIVSTTMGVSERNALAITVLFIVPFTGLYVSLGGLWGVLWTDLFQFCLKMGIVIALAFYAVKAIGGMDVMIAKLSAMSAAAGPQAANPLKMLPEFSRGLTAEPLWAYPVITFLVNIGLQWWAFWYPGAEPGGGGYIAQRIFSAKDERNGLLSVLWFNVAHYALRPWPWIITALGVIVLYPNLAQPESGFILMLNQHLPHAWRGVAIAGFLAAFMSTVATQLNWGASYLVSDFYRRFLKKNASEGHYVNVSRLATVLLVIASAWVSLQLASIGSGWQIVLQIGAGTGAVYILRWYWWRINAWSEISAMATSLVVTAVLNWSGLWMRLVGRASPFSGASSVLFAKTALTTTVVATVVWVAVTLLTRPEQEEVLDRFYRKVRPDVRGWQPVAARMPDVMPTRDLGRNLIAWVLGCGMIYCALLGTGKLLLKQTSLGLILAVGAVICAVLLYLDQTARGWGAEREAGMGAAKMAAKV, from the coding sequence ATGAATTTCACCCTGCTGGACTGGAGTGCGATTGCCGCCTACCTGGGAATCACGCTGCTGCTGGGGCTTTATTTCCGCGGCCGTTCGGGTAAGAGCGTGGACGAGTATTTCGTATCGGGGCGCGATGTGTCCTGGTGGCTGGCGGGCACGTCGATGGTGGCGACGACGTTTGCAGCGGACACGCCGCTGGTAGTCACCGGCCTGGTGTACCGGCAAGGGATCGGCGGGAACTGGCTGTGGTGGAGCATGCTGCTGTCGGGCATGATGACGGTTTTTCTGTTCGCACGCCTGTGGCGGCGCAGCGGAGTGATCACCGATGTGGAATTTGCGGAGATCCGCTACGCGGGAAAGCCGGCGGCATTTTTGCGCGGGTTCCGGGCGATCTACCTCGGGCTGCTGATGAATTGCCTGATCCTGGGCTGGGTAACGCGCGCCATGGTGAGCATTGTCAGCACCACGATGGGAGTCAGCGAGCGAAACGCGCTGGCAATTACCGTGCTGTTCATCGTTCCCTTTACCGGCTTGTACGTGTCGCTGGGCGGACTCTGGGGGGTGCTGTGGACTGACCTCTTCCAGTTCTGCCTGAAGATGGGGATCGTGATCGCGCTGGCGTTTTATGCGGTGAAGGCGATCGGCGGCATGGATGTGATGATCGCGAAGCTGAGTGCGATGTCGGCGGCGGCTGGGCCGCAAGCCGCCAATCCTCTGAAGATGCTGCCGGAGTTTTCGCGCGGGCTGACGGCGGAGCCGCTGTGGGCATATCCCGTGATCACGTTCCTGGTGAACATCGGTTTACAGTGGTGGGCCTTCTGGTATCCCGGGGCGGAGCCGGGCGGCGGGGGCTACATCGCGCAGAGAATCTTCAGCGCCAAGGATGAGCGCAACGGACTGCTCTCGGTGCTGTGGTTCAACGTGGCGCATTATGCGCTAAGGCCGTGGCCGTGGATCATCACGGCGCTGGGCGTGATTGTGCTTTACCCCAACCTGGCGCAGCCGGAGAGCGGGTTCATCCTGATGCTCAATCAGCACCTGCCACACGCCTGGCGGGGAGTGGCCATCGCGGGATTTCTGGCGGCTTTCATGTCCACGGTGGCGACGCAGTTGAACTGGGGCGCGTCGTACCTGGTGTCGGATTTCTACAGGCGGTTTCTGAAGAAGAATGCGAGTGAGGGGCATTATGTGAATGTGTCGCGGCTGGCCACGGTACTGCTGGTGATCGCGTCGGCGTGGGTGTCGCTGCAGCTGGCGTCGATCGGTTCGGGCTGGCAGATTGTGCTGCAGATCGGAGCCGGCACGGGCGCGGTGTACATCCTGCGGTGGTACTGGTGGCGGATCAACGCCTGGAGCGAGATTTCGGCGATGGCGACTTCGCTGGTAGTGACAGCGGTACTGAACTGGAGCGGGCTCTGGATGCGGCTGGTGGGGCGCGCGTCGCCGTTCTCGGGAGCAAGCTCGGTGCTGTTCGCTAAAACCGCGCTGACCACTACGGTTGTGGCTACTGTGGTCTGGGTGGCGGTGACGCTGCTGACGCGGCCGGAGCAGGAAGAGGTGCTGGATCGCTTCTACCGCAAGGTGCGGCCGGACGTACGCGGCTGGCAACCGGTGGCGGCGCGAATGCCGGACGTGATGCCCACGCGGGATCTGGGACGCAATCTCATAGCCTGGGTGCTGGGTTGCGGCATGATCTATTGCGCGCTGCTGGGCACGGGCAAGCTGCTGCTGAAGCAGACAAGCCTGGGGCTGATACTGGCGGTGGGAGCGGTGATCTGCGCAGTGCTGCTCTACCTGGATCAGACGGCACGCGGCTGGGGCGCGGAGCGGGAGGCTGGGATGGGCGCTGCAAAGATGGCGGCGAAGGTGTGA
- a CDS encoding response regulator translates to MAQRKPKLLCIDDDAQGLVVRKHLLEVYGFDVTTCTSPRQGLRLFQFRDDVDLAVVDFNMPDMDGATLAGEMKRIHPEVPVVVLSALPWLPERTPKTYDLFLTKMESGLEISKKLNTLLQSRHGHDRKRRRTPFIRKTSALAGVLAGVVVESATRHLHLGRRKPQRAMTYHGIAS, encoded by the coding sequence GTGGCCCAAAGAAAGCCGAAGCTCCTCTGCATCGACGATGATGCCCAGGGCCTTGTTGTGCGCAAGCACCTGCTTGAGGTCTATGGGTTTGACGTCACCACCTGCACCAGCCCTCGCCAGGGTCTCCGCCTCTTCCAGTTCCGGGACGACGTCGACCTTGCCGTGGTTGACTTCAACATGCCTGATATGGACGGCGCTACCCTCGCCGGCGAAATGAAACGCATTCATCCCGAGGTCCCCGTCGTCGTCCTTTCCGCCCTTCCTTGGCTGCCGGAGCGGACCCCCAAAACCTACGATCTCTTCCTCACCAAGATGGAGTCTGGCCTGGAGATCAGCAAAAAGCTCAACACCCTCCTTCAGTCTCGGCACGGACACGACCGCAAGCGGCGCCGCACTCCCTTCATCCGTAAGACTTCTGCCCTGGCAGGAGTTCTGGCTGGAGTGGTAGTCGAGAGCGCGACCCGCCACCTGCACCTGGGCCGCAGAAAGCCTCAGCGCGCTATGACCTACCACGGCATAGCCAGCTGA
- a CDS encoding DUF6580 family putative transport protein: MPRRRINVADEVIMLAFLFVILAVAVRFIPHPWTLTPVGAALLYFGARGPRKLAWIAVVLLAASDLLLNRFVWGYPFKADQVISWLWYAGILWLGFQLSKKLDPLRLLGAALATAVSFFVVSNFAVWAAWNMYPKTVSGLMACYAAGLPFFRRELIGDVVFTGVFFGIGHLLESWSTDASKAGNRSAAA; encoded by the coding sequence ATGCCGCGCCGGAGAATCAATGTCGCCGATGAGGTGATCATGCTTGCCTTCCTGTTCGTTATTCTGGCTGTTGCCGTGCGCTTCATCCCTCACCCCTGGACACTGACGCCGGTGGGCGCGGCGTTGCTGTATTTCGGAGCCCGCGGTCCGCGCAAGCTGGCCTGGATTGCGGTGGTCCTGCTGGCCGCGTCGGACCTGCTGCTCAACAGGTTCGTGTGGGGATATCCCTTCAAGGCGGATCAGGTTATCAGCTGGCTTTGGTACGCCGGAATTCTCTGGCTGGGATTTCAGTTAAGCAAGAAGCTGGATCCGTTGCGCCTGCTCGGCGCAGCGCTGGCTACGGCGGTGTCGTTTTTTGTGGTCAGCAACTTCGCTGTTTGGGCGGCGTGGAACATGTATCCCAAGACGGTTTCCGGACTCATGGCCTGCTATGCTGCCGGGCTGCCGTTTTTCCGCCGCGAGTTGATTGGGGATGTGGTGTTCACCGGGGTGTTCTTCGGTATTGGCCATCTGCTCGAGAGCTGGAGCACAGACGCTTCCAAGGCTGGTAATCGCAGTGCCGCAGCGTGA
- a CDS encoding VTT domain-containing protein, with translation MHKLKLLIAKYSAWIWAVLSPLGAWGVFAIAAVDASLLGMPLDAVVGGYVHYHPHKFWLYILMASAGSALGSLVMYAIGRAGGEALLLRKMRPERYQRIHRQFEEHEFLTLMLPAMLPPPAPFKLFVLAAAAFEVRLRDFLLAIFFGRVVRFAILAFLVLVFGPYAIHFVRSLVRENLPLVLGAVAAAVLIGLVIWRYLQRRKNRQSSAVPAEEV, from the coding sequence TTGCACAAGCTGAAGCTACTGATCGCGAAATACTCGGCCTGGATCTGGGCTGTATTGAGTCCGCTGGGCGCCTGGGGCGTTTTTGCGATCGCGGCAGTAGATGCCTCGTTGCTGGGCATGCCCTTGGACGCGGTTGTCGGCGGGTACGTCCACTATCACCCTCATAAATTTTGGCTCTATATCTTGATGGCCTCGGCGGGATCCGCTCTCGGAAGCCTGGTAATGTACGCCATTGGACGCGCGGGCGGCGAGGCGCTGCTGCTCCGTAAGATGCGTCCCGAGCGTTACCAGCGCATTCACCGGCAATTCGAAGAGCACGAATTCCTGACGTTGATGTTGCCGGCTATGCTGCCGCCACCCGCTCCCTTCAAGCTGTTTGTGCTGGCGGCTGCAGCCTTCGAAGTCCGCCTGCGAGATTTCCTGCTCGCCATCTTCTTCGGGCGCGTGGTTCGCTTCGCGATTCTCGCCTTCCTGGTACTCGTGTTCGGCCCATACGCAATCCATTTCGTGCGCTCGCTGGTGCGCGAGAACTTGCCGCTGGTCTTAGGCGCAGTGGCGGCTGCTGTCTTGATTGGCTTGGTGATCTGGAGATATCTGCAGCGCCGCAAGAATCGCCAGAGCTCGGCGGTTCCGGCGGAAGAGGTTTGA
- a CDS encoding MogA/MoaB family molybdenum cofactor biosynthesis protein, producing the protein MKPTATRPSKPKSDSVTHAALVSPLMPMTAAVITISDSSARGERADLSGPAVAAALEVRGFHVLSRQVIPDERRLIESALIESSEFAQLVVTTGGTGLAERDVTPEATRAVCDRLVEGLSERMRAEGLKKTPFASLSRAVCGIRGRCLIVNLPGSPAGATESLAAIMDLLPHALELLHGKTAHE; encoded by the coding sequence ATGAAGCCAACCGCGACCAGACCCAGCAAGCCGAAGTCTGATTCCGTCACTCATGCCGCACTCGTCTCTCCACTCATGCCCATGACCGCCGCTGTCATCACTATCAGCGACTCCTCGGCTCGAGGCGAACGCGCCGATCTCTCCGGACCCGCAGTTGCCGCGGCACTGGAAGTTCGCGGATTTCATGTGCTCTCGCGGCAAGTGATTCCCGATGAGCGCCGCCTGATCGAATCCGCCCTGATCGAGAGCAGCGAGTTTGCACAACTGGTGGTGACCACCGGAGGCACCGGACTGGCGGAGCGGGACGTCACTCCCGAAGCTACGCGGGCGGTTTGTGACCGCCTGGTAGAAGGTCTTTCCGAGCGCATGCGCGCCGAGGGATTGAAGAAGACTCCTTTTGCCTCGCTCAGCCGCGCCGTCTGCGGGATTCGTGGCAGGTGCCTGATCGTAAATCTGCCCGGCAGTCCGGCGGGAGCTACTGAGTCTCTGGCCGCAATCATGGACCTGTTGCCGCATGCCCTGGAGTTGTTGCACGGAAAAACAGCGCACGAGTGA
- a CDS encoding DUF4388 domain-containing protein — MAGNIKILLVDDNPMVLGMLRSQLAELAPVTAVQNPADALLKAIDEPPDLIIADYQMPGMNGRDLVQKIKSRPATAHIPVILVASKTDISEKLRTMQDSVEDFLEKPFFVREAVARIKRVVDKIALEKMAREVAGETVLRGSLAQMNVIDLLQSLELGRKTCALALTNSGELCSLFFNEGQISHATYGPLKGDEAVFKVLTWTVGNFEIDFAGQSSEQSTTRSTQGLLMEGLRLLDEANRDQTQQAEV; from the coding sequence ATGGCGGGCAACATCAAAATCCTGCTGGTTGATGACAATCCCATGGTGCTGGGGATGCTGCGCAGCCAGCTCGCCGAGCTCGCCCCGGTAACGGCGGTGCAAAATCCGGCGGACGCGCTGCTCAAGGCTATCGATGAGCCTCCCGACCTGATCATCGCCGATTACCAGATGCCCGGCATGAATGGACGCGACCTGGTGCAGAAGATCAAGAGCCGCCCGGCAACCGCGCATATTCCAGTGATCCTGGTGGCGAGCAAGACGGATATCAGCGAAAAACTGCGTACCATGCAGGACTCGGTAGAAGACTTTCTGGAAAAACCCTTCTTCGTGCGCGAAGCCGTGGCGCGCATCAAGCGCGTGGTGGACAAGATTGCCCTGGAAAAAATGGCGCGCGAGGTGGCGGGCGAGACCGTACTGCGCGGCAGCCTGGCGCAGATGAACGTGATCGATCTGCTGCAATCTCTCGAACTGGGCCGCAAAACCTGCGCCCTGGCATTAACCAACAGCGGCGAGCTGTGCAGCCTGTTCTTCAACGAAGGCCAGATCAGCCACGCGACTTACGGGCCTCTGAAGGGGGACGAGGCCGTCTTCAAAGTCCTCACCTGGACTGTCGGCAACTTCGAAATCGATTTCGCCGGCCAGAGTAGTGAGCAATCCACCACTCGCTCGACACAGGGTCTCCTGATGGAAGGCCTGCGCCTGCTGGATGAAGCCAACCGCGACCAGACCCAGCAAGCCGAAGTCTGA
- the moaC gene encoding cyclic pyranopterin monophosphate synthase MoaC yields MPRKLSHYDSAGRPSMVDVSAKPASRREAEASAFVAMSPDVVAALPRNPKGDPLEVARLAGIMAAKRTAELIPMCHPVPLSHIDVHTRLCENGVAINSRVSTTSVTGVEMEALVAASVAALTVYDMCKALDKGIVIRDLALERKSGGKSGNYQRKKSG; encoded by the coding sequence ATGCCCAGGAAACTCTCTCACTACGATTCTGCAGGCCGCCCTTCCATGGTCGATGTCTCGGCCAAGCCCGCGTCGCGGCGCGAGGCGGAGGCCAGCGCCTTCGTTGCCATGTCGCCGGATGTGGTCGCGGCCTTGCCGCGCAATCCTAAAGGCGATCCGCTGGAAGTGGCGCGGCTGGCGGGCATCATGGCGGCAAAGCGCACTGCAGAGCTAATCCCGATGTGTCATCCCGTGCCTCTCTCGCACATTGATGTGCATACCCGCCTGTGTGAGAATGGCGTTGCTATTAACTCACGAGTCAGCACGACTTCGGTTACGGGTGTGGAGATGGAAGCTCTGGTAGCAGCCAGCGTTGCCGCTCTCACCGTTTACGACATGTGCAAAGCCTTAGACAAAGGCATCGTGATCCGCGACCTGGCGCTGGAACGCAAGTCAGGCGGCAAGAGCGGCAATTACCAGCGGAAAAAATCTGGCTGA
- the glp gene encoding gephyrin-like molybdotransferase Glp: MPELTKAVAADLGALSFVAARHQVEEHAALVGHPAATELCDLLQARGRVLAEEVRADRDQPPFPRATRDGYAVRSADLAQVPARLRVIGEIRAGASTDSASLTLQEGEAAEIMTGAPAPQGADAVVMVEYTRRNGSQVEIERSVACGENIVPVGAEARRGDSLLKPGTRMTPAAIAVAASVGKSQLRVFPRPRIAILATGDEIVDVAANPNANQIHNSNSYSLAAQVEGSGGIPLLLPIAADEHSLLREQVEKGLQADLLLLTGGVSMGKYDLVEQVLRELGAEFIFTGAEIQPGRPVVFGRVAAKAKPVTYFFGLPGNPVSTMVTFELFARPMIDALAGTPPARLRFLKARLKADVKVRTGLTRFLPALLTGEFGDCKVEQLRWQGSGDIVTTARGNCFLVVPPDREIIPAGELVSVMLSS; the protein is encoded by the coding sequence ATGCCCGAGCTGACCAAAGCCGTGGCTGCTGACCTCGGCGCACTCTCCTTTGTCGCGGCCCGCCACCAGGTGGAAGAGCACGCGGCCCTCGTCGGGCATCCCGCTGCAACCGAGTTATGCGATTTGTTACAAGCTCGAGGCAGGGTGCTGGCAGAAGAAGTCCGCGCTGATCGCGATCAGCCGCCATTTCCCCGGGCAACTCGCGATGGCTACGCGGTTCGATCCGCTGACCTGGCGCAGGTTCCGGCTCGGCTTCGTGTCATTGGAGAGATTCGCGCAGGAGCATCAACCGACTCGGCGAGCCTTACCCTGCAGGAGGGCGAAGCGGCTGAAATTATGACCGGCGCGCCTGCTCCCCAGGGAGCTGATGCCGTAGTGATGGTGGAATATACACGGCGGAACGGATCCCAGGTGGAAATCGAGCGTTCGGTCGCTTGCGGGGAGAACATCGTTCCCGTGGGGGCGGAAGCGCGGCGCGGAGACTCGCTCCTTAAACCCGGTACGCGGATGACTCCCGCAGCCATCGCAGTCGCAGCTTCGGTGGGCAAGTCGCAACTTCGGGTCTTCCCGAGGCCACGAATCGCAATCCTTGCTACAGGCGACGAGATCGTGGATGTCGCCGCGAATCCCAACGCCAACCAGATTCACAACTCCAACAGCTACTCGCTGGCGGCGCAGGTAGAGGGCTCGGGCGGTATCCCGCTGCTGCTGCCCATTGCAGCCGATGAGCACAGCCTCCTTCGTGAGCAGGTCGAGAAGGGACTCCAGGCCGACCTTCTGCTGCTCACCGGCGGCGTCTCAATGGGCAAGTACGATTTGGTAGAGCAAGTTTTGCGTGAGCTGGGAGCGGAATTCATTTTCACCGGCGCGGAGATTCAGCCGGGACGTCCCGTCGTATTCGGCCGAGTAGCGGCAAAAGCCAAACCTGTAACTTACTTCTTCGGCCTGCCCGGAAACCCGGTTTCCACCATGGTGACCTTCGAGTTGTTTGCGCGGCCCATGATCGATGCTCTCGCCGGCACCCCTCCTGCCAGGCTCCGGTTTTTGAAAGCCAGGCTCAAGGCCGACGTCAAAGTTCGAACCGGCCTGACCCGTTTTCTACCTGCGCTGCTGACCGGCGAATTTGGCGATTGCAAAGTAGAACAGCTACGCTGGCAGGGCTCGGGTGATATCGTGACTACGGCCCGCGGCAATTGCTTTCTGGTCGTGCCGCCCGACCGGGAGATTATTCCCGCGGGCGAGCTGGTATCGGTCATGCTTAGCTCCTGA